Proteins from one Mycolicibacter virginiensis genomic window:
- a CDS encoding WXG100 family type VII secretion target produces MAASDGITYHPGAVGDHAHGVISSAGTLDQIHQDSHQLTQMLTEYFAGHGATGFFEAQAQMLSGLQGLIETIGQHGSTIGSVLEGAISTDQTIQSLF; encoded by the coding sequence ATGGCTGCAAGTGACGGCATTACTTACCACCCCGGCGCCGTAGGCGATCACGCTCACGGCGTGATCAGCAGCGCCGGCACCCTGGACCAGATCCACCAGGACTCCCACCAGCTCACCCAGATGCTGACCGAGTACTTCGCCGGCCACGGTGCCACCGGCTTCTTCGAAGCCCAGGCCCAGATGCTGTCCGGCCTGCAGGGCCTGATCGAGACCATCGGTCAGCACGGTTCCACCATCGGCTCCGTGCTGGAAGGGGCCATTTCGACCGACCAGACGATCCAGTCGCTTTTCTGA